In Lolium rigidum isolate FL_2022 chromosome 3, APGP_CSIRO_Lrig_0.1, whole genome shotgun sequence, the genomic window GGCCGATGTTCGTTGCGTCATCTgccgcggcgcaattttaaccattgatttttcttcagacatggatagagaCGACGAGATGATTGCCCTACTTCTGGAGgatgagcaagccttcgacgacgacctccgggagcatttcTTGATCATCGCGGCCCTCCAGGACGTGCttaacgccgaggcggagaagaggaagaggccgcgccgcggaggatcaaggccggggagaaagaagtcgaagccccggcagaggatgggggGCATACCAtgatgcacaacgactacttcgcagatgacgcaacacatgccgacaattttcgacgccggtataggatgagcaagggtctgttcatgaatatcctccatggcGTTCGAGATTTCGACCCCTAattcaagctcaagcacgacgtTGTAGGAGATGTCGGGTTCTCgttgattcagaagtgcaccgccaccatgaggatgcttgcatacgaagCACCTACCGATACACAGGacaactaccttcgcatgagtgagtctactgccattgagtgcatgcacaagttttgccgagctgtggtgggaaagtttggcaaatactacttgagagggccaactgaggaagagactgcaaggatcatggcacaaaatgctgccagaggattccctataatgcttggaagcatcgattgcatgtactggtcatggaagaactgcccgtttgcttggcaaggtatatacaaagggcgtcatggatattgcagtgtggtgcttgaagctgtggcagattatgacctctggatttggcattctttctttggcatggtcgGATCACACAAtggcatcaacgtgttgcagcagtcttcggtgttcagcagactagtggaagggcatgctccaccatgcaactatgagatcaatggacaccaatataccaaaggctattatctagccgatggtatatatccaacatgtgccacttttgtcaaaacaatctcgaatccatcaggtcagaagaattcccactttgctacacgacaggaggcttgcaggaaggatgtcgagcgggcatttggtgtgcttcaagctcaatttgcaattgtccggtaccctgctctaagctggtctcacgaccaaatgtgggaggtgatgcagccttgtgtgatcatgcacaacatgatcatcgaggatgaccgcaagaatcatgacaggacacatgttggtctctatgagtgtgaaggccctcttgcggagcttgatcatgagtttccTGCAGATTTtactgatttcctcgccatgcacgcagagatccgtgatagcaatgttcacgagcaacttcaagctgatctcgttgagcatttgtggaggatcaaaggattatcagcaaatgccgtGACACattgatctagccctatttatttacatttatttagttgttttattgtttattgtattttaatttgaaaacaatctccgcaaatatatttatttgtatgctatatttaataaatggttgtgttttcaaaaaCCCTTATTTAATGTTTGGTGGcggcatttgggggacgcgactggggagcgacgtcccccaaacgctcaatcgacgccgtttgggggacgatttgggggacgcgactgcagATGCTCTTAGTCTTTACTATAATAGCTAATACTACCAAGGCAATGGCAAAGGTGACCGGTCCGAAGTCATCCTGGGAGAGACCATGCCGTAGACATATGTTAAGGTTAACGTTGATGGTTCTACTTTTTTTGGATATAGATGCACGATCCGTGGGTGCGGTCTTAAGGGACTCTTATGGAAACTTACCAGCGGCATCGACTATCTACTTACTAAATGTAGCTTCTGCAAAAATGGTTGAGGCGATGGCAATGAGAGAGGGGTTAGCTCACGCTAATCGCCTAGGTTGCAGTAATGTGATCATGGAAACTGATTCTACTGAAACCGTTGAAGCCTACTATTCATGTGATGAAGCATGTTGAGGCAATGACTATCTAATTTTGATTTTACTGAAACCGGTGTATCATTTTTTATGTATATAAATTTGAATTATCAAGGCTCGTATCATGGTATCACAAAAAGTGTCGGATCACTAGACATTTTCCTAGGGGCAGGTGAGCCTGACATCGTCCTACATGTCAGAATAACTGTCAATGCCATTGACCAGACGGCTACATCTGTTAGACCTTCTTGTGAGAGCACGAGACAAGAGTTTGGGTAAAAGTGATAAAATGTCAAGAGGCCGGGGAAAAGTGAGTTGAACTAACAAATGAAGGGCACGAAAATATAAATCCTCGAATATAAATGTTCAAACAACACtgatttttgttgttttttgcATAGATCACCAAACTTTTCATTTCTCACCACAATTTTGTTTGCATTTATAACACATTTTCATGTTTGTTGTCGAAAATATTTAGATTTTTTAGTTTCTATTTCTATATTTTTTACTGTAGCGGGAGCATATGAGCTCGGTTTCAAATGTGAATTTTCGCAGCTCTAAAACCTTTGTCTTTTGCATCGGGAGGCATGTAGAATGATGTTGTAGAATATGTTTCACGTGATTTCGTTGTCTAATGGAACCAGGAACGGGATCCATGCGAGAACCAATctttggttggatggttaggaggacaGTGTCATCTCAGTCCACCAAGATCAGATCTCGGGTTTGACATTTTAGTGTCTTATAAAGGTGAAATATTTTTTAGTAGAGGCGATGTTCCCGCTAATAACGAGGCgtccgtggtgacttcgtcaatcaccCGTCAGGTTAATTTCTTGGACCTATGCTCTCGAAGGTGCTCATAAGGATAGAATGTATATGCGCGTGTTCATAGAGATGAGTGTATGTACATATTTGTAAGTTGTTTGTCTGTCTGTACTATTCTGTTTGGCAAAAGAAAAAAGAGGGGGTCTATGTTGCTCTAAAAAAACAGGAGAACCAGGACCTTGGGGAGAAAATGAAAATTGGTCGACTCCACTTTTGATGGGCCATTGGGCCCAGCCCGGCAATGTAGGACTCGAACTTGTCTCCATTTCTTGCTCTCTATTTCTCCTTGTTCCTACAGAAGTTTGGCCCTGCTACGACAACGTCGAGGGCTCGAGGCTATGGCCTATGGAGCCGTACGCGCAATGCAGGGTCTTATTCCTGTACCTGATCAAGTGCGAACGAGACCGCACACCAGACACCTCTCTTATGTACACATCTCTGCTGAATCTCGATGCGATTATGAGACAGACGGCTAAACTGATCCATTCCAACTGAGCTTCACACCTCGTAACCTCTGATTAGGCAGCGCAGAAGCGTAGCAGTAGTACGTACGAGCTCCTTAGCTACACGAGGAGATATGGAAATGGAAATATATCGTAACGAAAACCACACGACGGCTGCCTCTTGGCGTGAGCTCGCTTTCTGCCATCGGCCGTCAGTACAGAGCCGCTCCACGTCTCTCTCCGCCTTCCCTTTCTGCCTTTAACTGTATCCGTCCGACCGGATAGCTCAGCCGCCGAGAGAGAGCGCGTGCACAAGGCTAGCTACCTACAAGATGAGCTCCTCAGCGCCGGCGGCATTCCCGTCCTcgccggcgtcctcctcctcctcgagcgcCAGCGCCAGCGTCCCGATGGTGGTGATCACGGTGGTCGGGATCGTCGCGGCGTTCGCGCTGCTGGCGAGCTACTACGCGTTCGTGACCAAGTGCCAGCTGCTCCGCGCGGTGCTGTCCCGCAACCCTCCGTGGCGAGAGCCAACGCGCGCCGCGGCGCCCtgcgaggagcagcggcgccgCGGCCTCGGGATGCCGCTCATCCGCATGCTCCCGGTGGTGACGTTCACGGCGGCGGCTGAAGGGAGGAGGGCGTCGACGTCGACGTCGTCCGAGTGCGCGGTGTGCCTGAGCGAGTTCGCGGAGCGGGAGCGCGTGCGGCTGCTCCCCGGCTGCGCCCACGCCTTCCACATCGACTGCATCGACACCTGGCTCCAGGGCAGCGCGCGGTGCCCCTTCTGCCGCCGGAGCGTCACCCTTCCGCCGATGCCACTCCTGCCGCCGCGACACGACCGGCACTGGCAGGATGAGCTCTGCGCTAGCGGCAACGACGACGCCGGCAGCATCGTGATCGAGGTGAGAGGGGAGCACGAGAGCTGGGCCGCTGCCGGCGGCGGAAGGAAGGCCCGGAAGAAGGCggtgggcgacgaggcggtggagacgacgaggaggaaggagTTCGCCGTGGAGCCGATGAGGCGGTCGCTGTCCATGGACTCCTCCTGCGACAAGCTGCACGTGTCCGTCGTCAAGGAGTTCCTGGCGCAGAGGCAAATGTCGTAGTGGTACATTCTTTGATCGGTCGTACTGTACAATTCATTCATTTGTACGCTGCTGCTGCTGTAGCAGTACAAAGCTAGCGTACGTGTAAATATGCTGGGGCTGTGCGAAATGGCCTGGGAACCGTGACGATCGGGGGAGTTGGAAAAAGAGCGGCTGTCCACTCGACTGTCGTGTGTCTTGTGGTGCCCGGCGACGTCTCTTTCTGCCCGATCTTGCACTGGCAGTTGGCTGCTGGATCTATCTAGGATCGCATGCATTTCCATGGGATCGGCCGTTATAGGCCTTGCCGTACCGACTTTTACACTCCAAATCCTATGACTGTTTCTCTAAGGACATCTTCACCGGCTACCCGTAACAATAGCCAagccatagtgggaagtaacatcgagttgtaacatggtgcatgttactactctatgttattacCTTCATAATGGGTACCTACATATCTATTACTAGATTGTAGACTCAActtatcttgagaagtgtgatgttatggtaacatagtacTCTTGAGTAGTTAATTAACACCTCACTCTTTTTtttattgtcatgccatgtcactaaAATGCATTaaagtgtgtgatgttactaccactATGGGTAGTCTAAATGAGCGATGCTACCGGACATTAAAAGGCCTGCAGCCGCCCCAAAGATTGTCGGCAGCACGCGTGACCCGATAATTTGTTCTATTCAACCCGTGCTAGCCCTAACACGTAAAGATCGGTCAGGGAGCCGATAACCAAGACCACGTTGGATTTTCTCGGGGCACCACCTCCTTCACTGACACAAGCCTACCCCCGTCCTAGTTCTTCCTTTTGAGTGCTCGGCTCTCCTCCCAACCTCATGAGTCGGTGCCAAATTGCTAATGTTGCAGCCCACGATTCGACGCGCTGACACCTTGGAGTCGTGAACGGAGCAACATGTTGCATCCTCTCATTCCGTTGTCGCATTGCCATCGTTCAGAGTCGACGTCGCCAAGGGCTCGGTGTCACCGCGGCCGTTCGACATGTCGAGCTAGAACGACGGAGAGACCCCTAGTGAGTCCTGGCAAGACGATGTGAGTTAGCTCCACCGTCTTCTTCCTCATTGCATTGTAAAAGATTTAGGGTAAGCCCAAATTAGGATAATTTTAGTACATTGTGCATTTGTGCCCAGCTTAGATTTTGGGCTATTTTCACCCAAGTGTAATACATATTTGGAGGGAGGTGAGGGGGTGGCCAAATCCACGGCAATTTTTGCCGCAGTCCGAACCGCTTGTCCGGTGCTGTTGTTGGAGGTCATTTTGGGACGCCTGTGGAGATGGTCTAACTAACTAAGGCTTGTTTCGACAAGCATGAATCAGAATGGATGCTGTTGGTGTTGGATGCGACGATAATTTACATGGTCTTCCAAATCTGCATGTATGTATATACAACTCAGGGGGCAGTAAATCTTTTCTCGACCAGCACTGGGTAACGTACGAATGCACAGCACGGGCATGTAGTTAAGGCTTGGATTGGACGTCTCCAAATGGGGAACCATGGCACACGCTGCCTAGCTAGCTACGGCTTAGCAGGTACAGTACGTACGTACAGGGCGCGGCTTAAAAGGTGGTTGTGCCTAGGATGATCGAGCCATGGTTTTTGTAGGGTTTTTGTAGGCTATAGTATAATTTATGGGTTGGGCGATCGAGCATCTATCCGTGTGTTGTGTCACACGTACGTGGCTTCATTGCATGGCAACTTTCTATCTACCAGCGCGACTTGGTGCTTCACAGTGAGACCGGGACTTGTCCAATCCGTGCATAATATACAACGGAACAGTCGATCGAGCCACGCCGGCTAGCTAGCTATATAGCTCGCCGGGGCCGGGCCTGCCGTGCGCGCGCTCTCCCGGCCATGCCATGTGCGGCtgctaagggcatctctagcAAAATCCCTAAAACTTTTAGAAGAATATAAAAAGTTTGAAATAATAGGCTAAAATGGACCTAGCCGATTCCTTATAGGCTTTAGAGGAGTAAAAAAGTTTTACTCCTCATGGTCTCCAACTCTCAAATATATTCAGATGCGGCTCAGCTAGAGAGAAAAAATCAACCCTCCACCGTGCGTTGAGCTGACACTCTCACCCGCACGCACCATGTCATCACCGGCGTCGCCTCCTGTGACCGCCATTAGCCTCCGTCGGCACCTAGCAGCTTTTGCCGCATCGAAAAATCCAACCGTCAAGCTTGATTGTTCAAAAAACAAAGCCGGCGGAAAATCGGGTGATGTAGAATGCTCGCGGCCAAGTTAGGTTGTGCCGGAATCGAGGCAGTAGTGAAATCCCTACCACGGCTCTTCGGCCGTGGGGAGCATGGTGTGCGACCAGCGGCTAAGGTTCGAGGGGAATCTTCGTCCTCCGAGCCCCTCCGTCGACCGTCTTGCAGCCTCGCCAGCAGACCTTCTCacctccaccgccctccaagtGTTTGATGAATTGACTAGGTTCTCAATTTCCTTTTACTTTCTAGCAATAGAATTCAACCTAGTAAATTCTATAGTGTAAATAATTTGGTTCATAAACTTATTTTGTTTATGAAGATAATCATGCTATTTAACTTCATTAGAACCCTTCCATGCATGTGTTTGTCTTTGAATAATTTGGTTTGTAAGACTTCAAAATAATAGGGAGTTAACAAGTTTGAGGACAAAGGAGCCGATTGTGGAGCTAAATTATAAGGGGTCGGTTAGAGATACCCTAAACGAGCTTTTGTGGAACAACACCTTAAGATTGTACACTGACATATCTGGTGATGCACGTTCTTGGAACGATCTCTGGCGTGCGGCAGCTAGCTGGGTAGATTTGGTTAGCTGGTGTGGCAGTCACATAAGCAGGTAATCATCCAGTAGAGTGGGGCGCTAATGGAGGGTGGGATGTCAACGTTGAGGCGTGCTTTCGGGTGCACCACTCCAGCCTCCAGCGATGCCTCGGCCTCGCAGGGGGACCAGCTAGCTAGCCGGCCGGGGAAGCAACGAAACCTAGCGAGCTACATGATCGAATAATTGTGAATCCATGGATGATACAAATACAAATACAGCGGCCGAGCAGTACGTGCAAATGGCCGGCGCGCGGAGCTGATGGATGGACACGGATGGAACCCGACGTCCGGGCCGGAAAAGTTGGGCTTGCACGTTTGGATGTTGTGAACTAATCCAAGCATCCATCGCGCTTGCACGGTTGTTGGTGCATGGTGGGGGCCAAAGCCATAGCTACCCGGCTACTGGAACGAGCTACCTAGGTTTCCTCTCTCGTGCTGCTGCTCCCTCCTCTCACAAATTCTAGGGCACCATTCGCTCCCTGGTGCCGCCATAGCTTTATGCAGCACGTTAATGACTCTAGCTTTGCCTTCTATgtccggcgatttacacaaaaataacccaaaagtggaagaaaagtacagactaaccctccggcgaaactatttcaccaatctaacccttttgtgtggcgcccctcccacgggcgtcacacatgcccatgtggctcccctcctgccggcgccacacacccagccgacgtggcgccatcgacgctgagctggtacgcccatccgacgtggcaggcatgtgtggcgccctcccaacggcgccacacatgcacttggaatccccaaaacataccgtgagacaattcctccgggacttagccgttttgcgaggctcgatgtgtggcgccgatgccacgggcgccacaccggcctgtgtggcgccgatgccacggcgccacacatccacttaagtgtggcgcccgcgcccgcgcccagcccgacccttctttcttctttctcttcctctctccttctcctccccaaccgccgccgccgcacgcctccTTCGTCCCCCACCAAATCAACCAAGGAATCATCGGATCTATccggccaactccttcctcctccattcctcaaggtattccccttcgattccctccgattcatccaatagtgttggtggatttggtagatttgggtatgaaccctagatttggtagATTTCTTGGATTTGGATATGTagaaatttatgttggtggaatctacattgtagtatatgtgtttgaaccaaagatttgttggagccctagatatgaaattttacatgtatgtgttgaaatcctatgtatgtatgtgttgaaatgtctaatatttgcctagcaaatgcattcaaatttgttacatatgcctagcaAATGCCTATTCAAACTTGTTGCACTcaaatgtgtgtatgtatgggtgattcgaaagttagatatattgtcttacatatgtatgtctgtggtgaaaggcaaaattggagcttagcaaatgcctATTCTATTGTCtaacatatgtctattatgtgcctaggaatggtatgtcttacgaaattcatatgtgtgatgtatttggatatgaactctcatgtatttggatattctcatgtatgtgttgctcatttttgttagtggaatgactcataacatggttgtgtaaacatgtaggatggtgtggcttccggatgaagagtacgacagggagcaccgggctgttcatatgacggagaggggaacggatcttcaccctttgaagattcgttaccatggcacaccggatataccttatgacgagaggtacacggagttcatccggcctaccggtcttatgccgttcatatcccttgtaagccgtgggggccacacatgaacccctcggcactcaccgcccttgtcgaccggtggaggccggagactcacaccttcaacttgagggccggcgagatggcccctactctgcaggatgtttccatgatccttgcactacctattcagggcgagccactgtgtatgaacacagcttctgatgggtggcgcggacagatggaggatcttattggcagggctcctccgccgccagaaaatccaaaggagagagttcccgccggcgcgtctttctcttggatcgGAACTAACTTTGCGagaatgccccatagaggccgacgaggacactcggaggacgtacgcccgcgtgtacttatggtacatgatttccaggactctctttcccgacagtgggggtaagctggcccattggtgttggtcgaaggcgcttacggtgttggacgaccggtggagttggggaacagcggcacttgcctacctctaccggcaggtgatgatttgttctatgtactattttcctatagtagtgcgctacacaaagtagtaaccaaatatcttatgtacgcagttggacgaagcttgtcgcaggactgggagcaagactgggagcggcggtattggtggatgcatgctcctactttccgtatggagccggGACCGCCTATCGCTTGGGCGTCCCAaggtactcaacgagacgccatggcctcatttccctcactttccgatcgggagcccacttgggcatacctttgggacaatgtctcggagatgacgagcgatccaatggtcatgtacgagCGAGTAcatcgcggagttggacactcttaccgctgagcaggtaaccgatcactgcggagttgcaatcctagttttgattgattctaccggCATGTTCTAAATAACTGTATGCTCGcgagtggaatgggagccatatggtagctactaccatattggcgcggggatggctgactcgaaccccaagtgcacggaggaggcgcggttacggcgtatgcgctgcccactcatatgcatgtggcttgttgaacaccaccggccgcaaagagtgatgagacgagtttgggctgtatcaggagtgcccaccaatgtggcaagacacggacaaggcgcttcataggtaaacttttggaatcatgcgatggaagattcttgatagaagaggtacaaactaacttgttgattcttgcaggcttgataggcagcggcgaggaagatcacaaattggccagtccatcatagcggccacatcgcagcgttccaacaccgcttggaagcggcacgcgaatgctggccctgagcagattgtgcctcacgacttcaccgctttcaacaactacctcgagtggttccatcagaacacgcgtatcgagttagttaagcacgcgtatgctgaggacatcttggacgaccccatccagttcgatgaggttgggcaaagccagcacgacacttttgctcgcgagagggagatcgacttctattgcttccgagctgaacttcgtggtaatggattctctcactaactagtacatcatctagattgccatgtgctcgcttaaattgtgtatgctatgtttgtcacaacgGGAGGAGATCCAGAAAACCGCCGAGGAGTGCGAGACTATGTGGGACCAGAGCcacagagatgaaaagcctgtcggaccgttgcggaatttcattaaggtatgatcaccaactttgaatgtacactattatgttctggtggctttgtaaccatgagttccatgacgcagaacaccgcacgcaagatgcggcggttagcgaacttgctaggttgccgcgaaggcgaaatccctacatcctcctcttccgaagaacatgtatggactattttgttgtcgtgaaacatgttcttactaatttcaacttttgtaatctcatgtgttcatgtttgtgaagattcctcccgaggacgacctaattccgagtcaaggcgtacttcgaagcgtacctccaagcaacggtcagcttaccggttgaagccaaggggcaaggctccaaaccggtacactccggaagattatgtcaaccgaggaaagaaggttgtcactgaggaggatgatgggccgccgcggagatcagctatgtcgaggatgaggaacgacgagccgttctcttcagacgaggaggatgaggaggaggaggaggaggagcaggagcagcagcaggagcagccaaggcagcggacgaagaggatggccgtccggaagcagcccacaaggacggcacgtcgaggacgctactaggatgtgctacgtgttgttgtgaactctatattcataagtatcgatttgtgaaccctatgtcatttcgaaccatggtccgtaatgctacttgttgtttgaatctacgtgctacaatgtgacctatgaagtgttatatgtgtatatcatgaaattgctacttgttgtgtccaatgttgtactcgtgaatcgttggagtttggtaggatttttcatgttttcaacacaagtccatgtgtggcgcccttcccactggcgccacaagtgctagtgtggcgcccgtggcatcggcgccacacatgccaacttatatgaaccattgggtcgaaaacatcccgtGGGACAAATCCTgcaggacttagccgttttgcgaggctctatgtgtggcgccgtggcatcggcgccacacgagcAGTGTGGCGCCCttgtcatcggcgccacacatcgagcctcgcaaaacggctaagtcccgaggATTTGTCCCACGGCATGTTTTggggattccaagtgcatgtgtggcgccgttgggagggcgccacacatgctgccacgctcggacgggcgcaccggctcggcgtcGATGGGGCCACGTCGGCCAGGTGTGTGGCGCCGCGGCAGGAGGAGCCACATAGGcacgtgtggcgcccgtgggaggggcgccacacgaaagggttagattggtgaaatagtttcgccggagggtcagtctgtgcttttcttccacttttgggttatttttgtgtaaatcgcctctaTGTCCTAGTTCTAGCGGCGGCATTGGCCTTCCCGCCATCGATGGCGAGGCATCGTCCTTGGCTCCTTGCTTTTTAAGGCGCGAGGGAGCGCCAGGTCACCCGCACCCACCGCAAGTTGACATCTAGACATAGCATCGGGCACCCCTCCTTGTACAGGGCGCTCACGGGAGATCTGCTGCCGCCGGTTCATCCTCCCACCCAATCTGCGGGGTGACCTGGTTTTCACACTGGATTCCTACAATTGGGACATGTTTGGCGCGTGGAAGTTCGACCTGCAACGAGGTGACGTGGCGTACCACAATCGTGGCTACGGTTGTGGCCAGGACGACAACAACGAACGACGACGATGCCGAGGACGAAGGAGGCGATGACAACGAACCACTTGATCTGCCAGTCGTCAACCAGGAGGTCCAT contains:
- the LOC124694693 gene encoding RING-H2 finger protein ATL1-like is translated as MSSSAPAAFPSSPASSSSSSASASVPMVVITVVGIVAAFALLASYYAFVTKCQLLRAVLSRNPPWREPTRAAAPCEEQRRRGLGMPLIRMLPVVTFTAAAEGRRASTSTSSECAVCLSEFAERERVRLLPGCAHAFHIDCIDTWLQGSARCPFCRRSVTLPPMPLLPPRHDRHWQDELCASGNDDAGSIVIEVRGEHESWAAAGGGRKARKKAVGDEAVETTRRKEFAVEPMRRSLSMDSSCDKLHVSVVKEFLAQRMDAVGVGCDDNLHGLPNLHGRAPPPPENPKERVPAGASRARERANGGALLIFDSAKTALTTGRENDRNVGRCMPTTTSL